One Paraburkholderia agricolaris DNA segment encodes these proteins:
- a CDS encoding alpha/beta fold hydrolase: protein MKLISNDIGEASPTDSRTAWMELSSGNLRYALSGSGLTGAVMIHELGGSIESWEGVAAGLEPSTRLLRYDQRGQGQSDKVHSAFSLMDQVDDLRELLDATAWPQPCWLIAAAAGAAIAVSFAARFPGDIAGIVLCAPALDVDPARRHYLHERAELATREGMAAIVDVTLDNSWPPVLRRDASAFNRYRERFITRDPAGYEFASRALSGIDLSDVLGTLVCPCLVLAGEHDLQRPPERLAQQAARMVRTRFEIVPSAGHLMASQQPAEVAKHIGAFIGRGRA from the coding sequence TTGAAGCTAATTTCGAACGATATCGGCGAAGCTTCGCCGACAGATAGCAGAACGGCATGGATGGAATTGTCGAGCGGCAATCTACGCTACGCGCTGAGCGGATCAGGCCTGACCGGCGCGGTGATGATTCACGAACTGGGCGGCAGCATCGAGAGCTGGGAGGGGGTCGCGGCGGGGCTTGAACCCTCGACGCGACTGCTTCGCTACGATCAGCGCGGGCAGGGGCAATCGGACAAGGTCCACTCGGCCTTTTCGTTGATGGACCAGGTCGATGATCTCCGCGAACTGCTTGACGCGACCGCATGGCCGCAGCCTTGCTGGCTGATCGCGGCGGCAGCCGGCGCGGCAATTGCCGTGAGTTTTGCTGCTCGCTTTCCCGGCGACATTGCCGGTATCGTGCTGTGCGCGCCAGCGCTCGACGTCGATCCGGCGCGTCGGCACTATCTCCACGAACGCGCGGAGCTTGCCACGCGCGAAGGAATGGCGGCGATCGTCGACGTGACGCTCGACAATTCCTGGCCGCCGGTGCTGCGCCGTGATGCATCGGCGTTTAACCGGTACCGTGAGCGGTTCATCACACGAGACCCCGCAGGTTACGAGTTTGCCAGCCGGGCGTTGAGCGGCATCGACCTTTCGGACGTGCTCGGGACGTTGGTGTGCCCGTGTCTGGTTCTTGCCGGCGAACACGATCTCCAGCGCCCGCCCGAGCGGCTCGCACAGCAGGCGGCGCGCATGGTGCGGACCCGCTTCGAGATCGTGCCTTCCGCGGGTCACCTGATGGCTTCGCAACAGCCAGCGGAAGTGGCGAAACATATCGGTGCGTTTATCGGAAGGGGGCGTGCATGA
- a CDS encoding SDR family NAD(P)-dependent oxidoreductase: MNVTTGRLDNKVAVVTGAGCIGPGWGNGRAVAVRFAEEGAKIYAVDRDLDAMHETVERVRAVGGDIAAVACDVTDGEAVALMVDGCVRQYGRVDILVNNVGGSAHGGPVTLDEDRWDGQIALNLKSVYLTCKYVLPVMEQQGGGAIVNMSSTSGIRWTGAAQVAYAASKAGVIQLSRVVAVEYASRGIRVNTVVPGQLHTPMVEARLAGQRAGGDVDALLAQRLARIPLGFMGDGRDTANAALYLASDEARFVTGTEVVVDGGMTVRCD, encoded by the coding sequence ATGAACGTGACAACGGGGCGACTCGACAACAAGGTGGCTGTCGTGACGGGGGCGGGGTGCATCGGTCCGGGCTGGGGCAACGGACGTGCCGTCGCCGTGCGATTTGCCGAGGAGGGCGCGAAGATCTATGCCGTCGATCGTGACCTCGATGCGATGCATGAGACCGTCGAGCGGGTGCGCGCGGTGGGCGGCGACATTGCCGCTGTCGCCTGCGACGTAACCGATGGCGAAGCAGTGGCGCTGATGGTCGACGGGTGCGTGCGGCAGTACGGCCGCGTGGATATTCTCGTGAACAACGTGGGCGGATCTGCGCACGGCGGGCCCGTTACGCTTGACGAGGATCGCTGGGACGGGCAGATCGCGCTGAATCTCAAGAGCGTCTACCTGACCTGCAAGTATGTGCTGCCGGTGATGGAACAGCAGGGCGGCGGTGCAATCGTCAACATGTCGTCGACATCCGGCATCCGGTGGACGGGTGCCGCGCAGGTTGCCTATGCGGCATCGAAGGCGGGCGTTATCCAGTTGTCGCGCGTGGTTGCGGTTGAGTATGCGAGCAGGGGCATTCGCGTGAACACGGTCGTTCCCGGCCAATTGCATACACCGATGGTCGAGGCGCGCCTCGCGGGGCAACGCGCCGGCGGCGATGTCGATGCGCTACTGGCGCAGCGTCTCGCACGCATTCCTTTAGGTTTCATGGGCGACGGACGCGATACGGCTAACGCAGCCCTTTATCTCGCATCCGATGAAGCACGCTTTGTTACGGGCACGGAGGTGGTCGTAGACGGCGGCATGACGGTTCGCTGCGACTGA
- a CDS encoding type II toxin-antitoxin system RelE family toxin: protein MNAIDWTPKATKQAAKLDRPARLTILDAVDELATMPNCQNVKALKNHEYGYRLRVGNYRVLFDWDGSIRIVEIQEVRKRDERTY from the coding sequence ATGAACGCGATCGACTGGACACCCAAAGCAACGAAGCAGGCCGCGAAACTGGACAGGCCAGCGCGACTCACCATTCTCGATGCGGTCGACGAGCTGGCCACGATGCCGAACTGCCAGAACGTCAAGGCTCTCAAGAACCACGAGTACGGCTATCGCCTCAGAGTGGGCAATTACAGGGTACTTTTCGATTGGGATGGCTCAATCAGGATTGTCGAAATTCAGGAAGTGAGGAAACGCGATGAACGCACCTACTAA
- a CDS encoding OB-fold protein yields MRKLFKWIGIICGGLVALVILVGVFAPKQSATETSTGASNANAREQSATATSAAVPVAPINVATGVLFDDYDSNEVAADQKYKGKALAIAGTVQSIDKDAFDNIVVALRTKNEFMPVHAYLDKEHESLAASLRKGQKIAWVCVGAGKIIGSPIIRDCNPRT; encoded by the coding sequence ATGAGAAAGCTGTTCAAGTGGATCGGGATTATTTGCGGCGGGCTGGTGGCGCTTGTTATTCTGGTTGGCGTGTTTGCTCCCAAACAATCCGCGACTGAGACGAGCACGGGGGCTTCCAACGCGAATGCACGCGAGCAGTCTGCTACTGCGACTTCGGCGGCGGTGCCCGTTGCACCGATCAATGTCGCGACCGGCGTCTTGTTCGACGATTACGATAGCAATGAGGTCGCCGCGGACCAGAAGTACAAAGGAAAAGCGCTTGCTATCGCGGGCACAGTACAAAGCATTGACAAAGATGCGTTTGATAACATCGTCGTCGCACTGCGGACAAAGAACGAATTTATGCCCGTCCACGCATACTTGGACAAGGAACATGAATCGCTTGCAGCCTCACTGCGTAAGGGGCAGAAGATAGCGTGGGTTTGCGTCGGCGCAGGAAAAATCATCGGAAGCCCAATCATCCGGGATTGCAATCCTAGAACATAG
- a CDS encoding helix-turn-helix domain-containing protein has translation MNAPTNIQTIMGPDNKPAFVVIPYAEYVAQYAKANDLIPHEVVRRALADDVPPVRAWREHLGFTQAEIAERLGVSQSAYAQQEASTRMRKGTREKIAAALGITAAQLDF, from the coding sequence ATGAACGCACCTACTAACATTCAAACGATCATGGGGCCGGACAACAAGCCGGCCTTTGTGGTCATTCCCTACGCTGAGTATGTCGCGCAGTACGCAAAGGCCAACGATCTGATACCGCATGAAGTCGTTCGGCGCGCGCTTGCCGATGACGTGCCGCCTGTGCGTGCATGGCGCGAACACCTGGGCTTTACACAGGCCGAGATTGCAGAACGCCTTGGCGTCAGCCAATCGGCGTATGCGCAGCAGGAAGCAAGTACCCGGATGCGCAAAGGCACGCGCGAGAAGATCGCGGCCGCGCTCGGCATCACTGCTGCACAACTGGATTTCTGA
- a CDS encoding LysR substrate-binding domain-containing protein, translating to MISKIRPNLTALRALEVAARRRSFTSAADELCVTHSAISHQIRQLETLLGMVLFSRVGQEMRPTPVCVRLTARLRQSLADIDLALDEARSDSIPSRQRLQLSVMGDFANAWLIPRLEDFSQAHSDIDLSLKVHTELNPPDPNSADIGIWHRRIEEGGFRSIRLLQDRVIAVCSAGFQARHSLVSLDTLASVPLLRFETRSWNEFFQAAGLKHGEPQHGPTFSDTASLLNAALAGQGVAMLRERLVRPYLRSGALVKVGDTHIQANLDYYMTWREESPREGAILRFAEWLRHHIDEP from the coding sequence GTGATTTCAAAAATACGCCCTAACCTCACGGCCCTGCGTGCCCTCGAAGTGGCGGCGAGACGTCGCAGTTTCACGTCGGCAGCAGATGAACTTTGTGTAACGCATAGTGCAATCAGCCACCAGATCAGGCAGCTTGAGACCTTGCTCGGAATGGTCCTGTTTTCGAGAGTTGGACAGGAAATGCGGCCTACTCCAGTCTGCGTTCGACTTACAGCAAGACTGAGGCAGAGTCTGGCAGACATAGATCTCGCGCTCGATGAGGCACGTTCCGACAGTATTCCTTCCCGCCAACGGTTGCAACTTAGCGTGATGGGTGATTTTGCGAACGCCTGGCTAATTCCTCGTCTGGAAGACTTTTCGCAGGCACACTCCGACATTGATTTATCGCTCAAGGTGCACACCGAGCTAAACCCACCGGATCCGAACTCTGCAGACATTGGAATATGGCACCGCCGAATCGAAGAGGGAGGTTTTCGCTCGATACGATTGCTTCAGGATCGGGTGATTGCCGTTTGCAGCGCAGGATTTCAAGCCAGGCATTCGCTGGTGTCTTTAGACACATTGGCTAGCGTTCCGCTGCTTCGATTCGAAACACGGTCCTGGAACGAATTTTTTCAGGCAGCAGGGTTGAAGCACGGCGAACCCCAACATGGTCCAACATTCAGTGACACAGCATCATTGCTAAATGCTGCTCTCGCGGGACAAGGAGTAGCCATGCTCCGGGAGCGGCTTGTACGACCATATTTGCGTAGCGGTGCATTGGTGAAGGTTGGAGACACTCACATCCAGGCCAACCTTGACTACTACATGACCTGGCGGGAAGAAAGCCCACGGGAGGGGGCAATCTTGCGCTTTGCCGAGTGGCTTCGACATCACATTGACGAGCCTTGA
- a CDS encoding DUF4286 family protein, which produces MNRIKLPAILMVWMEPPASLEEEFNDWYDTEHFPQRRSLPGFRNASRWVCLDGWPRWMALYDLESEDALDTDAYRAVSGAHSTPWSRRILPRTVGRSRVTAVELKPSGPLALAVPAGASRLLVMGIQPGPDGASAQAISGAIEEALSARADLLQLRGFLEQDGTLWMLAAFDSPVTSSAVASQIGRPCGCGISTLNLYVPYLRSAY; this is translated from the coding sequence ATGAACCGGATCAAGCTTCCAGCGATTCTGATGGTGTGGATGGAACCACCAGCATCCCTCGAAGAGGAGTTCAACGACTGGTACGACACCGAGCATTTCCCGCAGCGTCGTTCGCTGCCTGGATTCAGGAATGCCTCGCGGTGGGTCTGCCTCGACGGCTGGCCTCGCTGGATGGCACTGTACGACCTCGAGTCGGAGGATGCTTTGGATACCGATGCTTATCGGGCTGTATCGGGCGCGCATTCCACGCCTTGGAGCCGGCGCATCCTGCCGCGTACCGTCGGACGCTCACGCGTCACCGCCGTCGAATTGAAGCCTTCGGGACCGCTCGCGCTGGCCGTTCCCGCGGGGGCATCCCGATTGCTCGTGATGGGGATTCAGCCGGGACCGGACGGCGCATCGGCGCAGGCCATCTCCGGCGCGATCGAAGAGGCGCTGTCGGCGCGCGCGGACTTGCTGCAACTGCGCGGGTTCCTCGAACAGGACGGCACACTCTGGATGCTCGCCGCTTTCGATTCGCCTGTCACGTCATCGGCCGTCGCGTCGCAGATTGGACGGCCTTGCGGTTGTGGTATCTCGACACTCAATCTGTACGTGCCCTATCTGCGCAGTGCTTATTGA
- a CDS encoding TRAP transporter substrate-binding protein, with protein sequence MVSISRRRFLQSASAASVVALATFPAAASAQQPVTLRLSSSMPVNENASLHVWYEQFAANLKARVGDSIQIAYFPNSQLGQERDVVQQVKIGSVDMMVSGSSIWATIFPEIGMLDLGFLFDSYAHAARTLDGPVGAKLTQLLQERSGCQILTWASQFGARNVFTRKPLQSLAEFKGTKLRVLPTPVFVDTFKAMGAVPTPIPFGELYMALQTGVVDGLEHDAPTVLSSKFNDVTHSCWQTRHVFSPLVVVMGKRTLDKIPLNLRPAFLRAVKETSIKQNAIALGKATEAEQALAQRGMAFFPMAQAERDAIRRQLQDNLYQTFAKQYPVTAPLLSSITAAKG encoded by the coding sequence ATGGTTTCTATTTCCAGGCGAAGGTTTCTCCAATCCGCCTCCGCTGCGTCCGTCGTGGCGCTCGCTACGTTTCCTGCCGCAGCGAGCGCCCAGCAGCCGGTCACACTGCGGCTTTCGTCGTCAATGCCCGTGAACGAAAACGCCTCGCTCCACGTGTGGTACGAACAGTTCGCGGCAAACCTGAAGGCTCGCGTTGGCGACAGCATCCAGATCGCCTACTTTCCGAACAGCCAGCTTGGTCAGGAACGGGACGTAGTCCAGCAGGTGAAAATTGGATCGGTCGACATGATGGTCTCCGGGTCGTCCATATGGGCAACGATTTTTCCGGAGATAGGCATGCTCGATCTGGGCTTTCTGTTCGACAGCTACGCGCACGCCGCTCGCACGCTGGACGGCCCCGTGGGCGCAAAATTGACTCAACTGTTACAGGAGCGTTCCGGCTGCCAGATCCTGACGTGGGCGTCACAGTTCGGCGCACGCAACGTCTTCACAAGAAAGCCCCTTCAATCGCTTGCTGAGTTTAAGGGGACCAAGCTCAGAGTATTGCCGACCCCGGTGTTCGTCGACACGTTCAAAGCGATGGGCGCGGTCCCCACACCCATCCCGTTCGGGGAGCTCTACATGGCTTTGCAGACCGGCGTCGTTGACGGTCTCGAACACGATGCCCCCACGGTGCTGTCCAGCAAGTTCAACGACGTTACCCATTCGTGCTGGCAAACCCGGCATGTATTCAGTCCGCTCGTCGTCGTGATGGGAAAGCGCACGCTGGACAAAATTCCGCTCAACCTGCGCCCCGCATTTCTTCGGGCAGTCAAGGAGACGAGCATCAAACAGAACGCGATCGCACTCGGCAAAGCTACGGAAGCGGAACAGGCACTCGCGCAACGCGGGATGGCATTTTTCCCGATGGCGCAGGCCGAGCGTGA
- a CDS encoding alanyl-tRNA editing protein, with the protein MTQKMFWSAPYQTELDTVVTHVVGDRVQVEETIFFAFSGGQESDAGTLGGYAVLLAENRGIDIIYTLPTEHTLKIGDRVILRIDWDRRYRLMRLHFAAEMVLQLVYKHRPGIERIGAHISPDKARIDFANEVSLAPLFPTIEQEVALLTKDDHPIVTAFSDEPAERRYWEVKGFARMACGGTHPRSTAEIGPLRLKRKNTGKGKERIEVTLLE; encoded by the coding sequence ATGACTCAGAAAATGTTCTGGAGCGCCCCCTATCAGACTGAACTCGATACGGTGGTGACCCATGTGGTTGGTGATCGAGTGCAAGTCGAAGAGACTATATTCTTCGCCTTTTCTGGCGGACAGGAGAGTGACGCCGGCACGCTGGGTGGCTACGCAGTTCTCCTTGCAGAAAACCGCGGCATTGACATCATTTATACATTGCCAACGGAGCACACGCTGAAGATCGGAGACCGGGTGATTTTGCGCATCGATTGGGATAGGCGCTACCGGCTCATGCGACTTCACTTCGCAGCTGAGATGGTCCTTCAATTGGTGTACAAACATCGACCTGGGATAGAGCGCATTGGCGCTCACATATCACCTGATAAGGCCCGGATCGATTTCGCCAATGAAGTTAGCCTTGCGCCACTTTTCCCGACTATCGAGCAAGAGGTGGCACTGTTGACAAAAGACGACCATCCAATTGTTACTGCGTTTAGCGACGAGCCAGCCGAGCGCAGGTACTGGGAAGTCAAAGGCTTCGCCCGGATGGCATGCGGTGGCACTCATCCACGATCGACCGCCGAGATCGGTCCGCTAAGACTCAAGCGTAAAAATACGGGTAAGGGAAAAGAGCGCATCGAAGTTACGCTGCTTGAGTAG
- a CDS encoding amidohydrolase family protein encodes MTNTLIQSAPPLADPRTPKLAIPTGSCDSHCHIFGPFDRYPLPEERSFTPPSAPETALRHWHERFGFARSVIVQSQGHGYDHRPLLDALRVGGGRYKGVALVRATDSDEVIAAYDEAGVCGARFHFLAHLGGRPDLDAIRQVATRVKPFGWHLAIHVAGDNIVEHAAFIESLDVPVVIDHMARPDIATGPEGAAIATLRRLMDTGRVWVKLSGADRLSRTGAPFHDALPIARSIAAHAPERVLWGSDWPHVNLHGPMPDDGDLVDLIADIVPDEAARRLLLIDNPVEFFGFE; translated from the coding sequence ATGACGAATACATTGATTCAATCCGCACCACCTCTTGCTGATCCGCGCACGCCGAAGCTCGCTATTCCGACGGGCAGTTGCGATTCCCATTGCCATATCTTTGGTCCCTTCGACAGATATCCTTTGCCGGAGGAACGGAGCTTTACCCCCCCTTCGGCACCCGAAACCGCACTCCGGCATTGGCATGAACGCTTCGGCTTTGCACGTTCCGTGATCGTGCAGAGCCAGGGGCATGGCTACGACCACCGCCCGCTGCTGGATGCACTTCGAGTGGGTGGCGGACGTTACAAAGGCGTGGCGCTGGTTCGTGCAACGGATTCTGACGAAGTCATCGCGGCCTACGACGAAGCCGGCGTGTGCGGCGCGCGCTTTCATTTTCTGGCGCATCTGGGTGGGCGTCCGGATCTCGACGCGATACGCCAGGTTGCCACGCGGGTTAAGCCGTTTGGCTGGCATCTGGCCATTCACGTTGCGGGGGACAATATCGTGGAGCACGCAGCGTTCATCGAATCGCTGGATGTGCCCGTGGTCATCGACCACATGGCGCGACCCGATATCGCAACTGGTCCGGAAGGCGCCGCCATTGCGACGTTGCGTCGCCTGATGGATACGGGGCGCGTCTGGGTGAAACTGAGCGGCGCCGATCGTCTTTCAAGGACGGGCGCGCCTTTTCATGATGCTTTACCGATCGCGCGCAGTATTGCCGCTCACGCGCCTGAGCGCGTGCTGTGGGGCAGTGACTGGCCGCATGTCAATCTTCATGGCCCAATGCCCGACGACGGCGATCTGGTCGATCTGATTGCCGATATCGTGCCTGACGAAGCCGCACGACGGTTGTTGCTGATCGACAATCCGGTGGAGTTTTTTGGGTTCGAATAG
- a CDS encoding DUF4123 domain-containing protein, which yields MFDAVVRRYPAEVWGRRQNAFPILDIAADKRWQYASLADAGPWLIGCEIAPPQVRASLAVHAAGDTGVSWLVSAYSFGALASELCERLNVRLPDGRVALLRFYDARVMPHMASLFELTQRVQFFSPTYNWLVETNGQLTGVHPHA from the coding sequence GTGTTTGATGCCGTTGTGCGACGGTATCCGGCTGAAGTCTGGGGGCGACGCCAGAACGCCTTTCCCATTCTGGACATTGCGGCCGACAAGCGGTGGCAATACGCCTCACTGGCCGATGCTGGTCCATGGCTGATCGGTTGCGAAATTGCGCCCCCGCAAGTCCGCGCCTCTCTCGCCGTGCACGCGGCAGGAGACACCGGCGTTTCCTGGCTGGTGAGTGCCTATTCCTTCGGGGCGCTGGCCAGTGAACTGTGCGAAAGACTTAACGTCCGCCTGCCTGACGGACGAGTCGCATTGCTTCGCTTCTATGATGCCCGGGTCATGCCTCACATGGCATCGCTATTCGAATTGACCCAACGCGTGCAGTTTTTCTCACCGACCTATAACTGGCTTGTCGAAACCAACGGGCAACTGACAGGGGTGCATCCGCATGCTTGA
- a CDS encoding cation:dicarboxylate symporter family transporter, with protein sequence MRQLKKLHVQVLIALLLAVLLGIFAPATAIAMKPLGDAFIGLLRMLLAPIVFCTVVHGLSHAQDMRRLGRLGAKTLIYFEVVSTLALFVGLVLVNVVKPGVGLHATHIESTAKVAQFAESAAHMTVTDFLLGIVPSTLVGAFAAGNILQVLLIAILAGIALNIAVGRDSILLRGIGEGQRVLFTILGFIMRLAPLGAFGAMAAAVGSYGGATLLYLMKLVLLYWAGSIMFIVVVFGGILASCGLSLFAVLRMIREELLLVFGTASGEVAFPRLVQKLQQAGCDEMVVGFVLPAGYSFNLDGTGIYMALSVGFIAQATDTPFSLGQQIALLGVLMLTSKGGTTVAGGAFIKLAATMESVRALPLGGLGLLFGIDRLMATATALTNMIGNTVAVFAIARWEGAFDIERFRAYLKEQARPLEVQEGNHTTASNVALAPSESSAK encoded by the coding sequence ATGAGACAACTCAAGAAATTGCACGTTCAGGTGCTGATCGCACTGCTGCTGGCCGTGCTGCTTGGCATATTCGCCCCTGCGACGGCGATCGCGATGAAGCCGCTCGGCGACGCCTTCATCGGATTGCTGCGGATGCTGTTGGCCCCGATCGTGTTCTGCACGGTTGTGCATGGACTTTCGCATGCTCAGGACATGCGCCGGCTCGGTAGGCTGGGTGCGAAGACGCTCATCTATTTCGAGGTGGTCAGCACGCTGGCGCTTTTCGTCGGCCTCGTTCTCGTGAACGTAGTCAAGCCGGGCGTTGGGCTGCATGCCACGCACATCGAGAGCACGGCAAAAGTGGCGCAATTTGCCGAATCGGCCGCGCACATGACGGTCACCGACTTCTTGCTGGGTATCGTACCGTCGACACTGGTCGGCGCCTTCGCCGCCGGCAACATCCTGCAGGTTCTGCTGATCGCCATTCTGGCCGGCATCGCCTTGAATATCGCGGTCGGGCGGGATTCGATTCTGTTGCGCGGAATCGGCGAGGGCCAACGCGTGCTTTTCACGATTCTCGGTTTCATCATGCGTCTCGCGCCACTCGGTGCCTTTGGCGCGATGGCCGCAGCCGTCGGCAGTTATGGCGGCGCGACGTTGTTGTATCTGATGAAGCTCGTGCTCCTGTATTGGGCAGGTTCGATCATGTTCATCGTGGTTGTGTTCGGCGGCATCCTGGCGAGTTGCGGCCTGTCGCTGTTCGCGGTTCTGCGCATGATCCGCGAAGAACTGCTGCTGGTATTCGGCACCGCATCGGGAGAGGTGGCGTTTCCGCGGCTCGTGCAGAAGCTGCAGCAGGCGGGGTGCGACGAGATGGTGGTCGGCTTCGTGCTGCCGGCGGGCTACAGCTTCAATCTCGATGGCACCGGCATCTACATGGCGCTCTCGGTGGGCTTCATCGCGCAGGCAACCGACACACCGTTTTCGCTTGGTCAGCAGATCGCGTTGCTGGGGGTACTGATGCTCACTTCGAAGGGCGGAACGACTGTCGCCGGCGGAGCGTTCATCAAACTGGCCGCGACGATGGAGTCCGTGCGTGCGTTGCCGCTCGGAGGCCTCGGATTGCTGTTCGGGATCGATCGGCTGATGGCTACCGCAACCGCGCTCACCAACATGATCGGCAATACGGTGGCCGTCTTTGCGATTGCCCGCTGGGAAGGCGCATTCGATATCGAACGCTTTCGTGCCTACCTCAAGGAGCAGGCTCGGCCGCTGGAGGTGCAGGAGGGGAACCACACCACGGCCAGCAACGTTGCCCTTGCTCCGAGTGAATCATCCGCTAAATGA
- a CDS encoding carboxymuconolactone decarboxylase family protein, which produces MKRIADLDPDHMTPAQRSVYDTIASGPRKGVRGPLAVWLHRPELAQNAQALGRYCRYETSLEPRLSELAILVIARIWGSEYEWYAHKPIALEAGVSADVVEAIRTGAVPAFAHADEATIHTFLLELHRERKVSDATYGEAVEQLGETGVVDLVGLAGYYTLISMTISVFQVSPPAGAANELGA; this is translated from the coding sequence ATGAAACGAATTGCCGACCTCGACCCTGACCACATGACGCCGGCACAACGCAGCGTCTACGACACGATTGCGAGCGGTCCTCGCAAAGGCGTGCGCGGGCCGCTCGCCGTGTGGCTGCATCGCCCCGAACTGGCGCAGAACGCGCAGGCGCTCGGACGCTACTGCCGCTATGAAACATCACTCGAACCGCGTCTTTCGGAACTTGCCATCCTGGTCATTGCGCGTATCTGGGGATCCGAATACGAGTGGTACGCGCACAAACCGATCGCGCTGGAAGCAGGCGTCAGCGCTGACGTGGTCGAGGCGATCCGCACCGGCGCCGTGCCTGCCTTTGCGCATGCCGACGAGGCAACGATCCACACATTCCTTCTGGAATTGCATCGCGAGCGCAAGGTGTCGGATGCCACCTATGGCGAAGCGGTCGAACAGCTCGGCGAGACGGGTGTCGTGGACCTGGTTGGTCTCGCGGGGTATTACACGCTGATCTCGATGACGATCAGCGTGTTTCAGGTTTCGCCGCCGGCCGGCGCCGCGAACGAACTGGGAGCATGA
- a CDS encoding M24 family metallopeptidase, which translates to MGHGVDYNKISIKTPEQIAMLRAAGRIAAKVLEDLTPHIQPGITSRQINSIAYDLIVNKYGAEIDREDLAGYDSSQYACISIAHNENAFSGEPSDLPLKKGDLFGVDVSIKKEGWCGDTQRMWIVGEETSSAARLLMSVGYQAMCLGISLVRPGAKLADIAEKVQDYVESFGFSMLRVPSGTGHSIGQVHADGWLIPYYRSSMNEGRVLEKGMIITVEPFICAGSGEGIRLPNVTRAAQTADKSLAVYWEHVVAVTDTGCEVLDLREGEDITFYDGRRGNHAEDHA; encoded by the coding sequence ATGGGTCACGGCGTCGACTACAACAAGATCAGCATCAAAACTCCCGAACAGATTGCAATGTTGCGAGCGGCGGGCCGGATAGCAGCGAAAGTTCTTGAAGATCTCACTCCGCACATTCAGCCTGGCATTACCTCGCGGCAAATTAACAGCATTGCGTATGATCTCATCGTTAACAAGTACGGTGCCGAGATCGACCGTGAGGACCTGGCGGGTTACGATTCGAGCCAGTATGCTTGCATTTCAATTGCACACAATGAAAACGCCTTCAGCGGCGAACCGAGCGACCTCCCGCTGAAAAAGGGAGATCTTTTCGGTGTAGATGTGAGCATCAAGAAAGAGGGCTGGTGCGGTGACACGCAGCGTATGTGGATCGTTGGCGAGGAAACCAGTTCTGCAGCGCGTCTGCTTATGTCGGTCGGCTATCAGGCAATGTGCCTGGGCATCAGTCTGGTGCGTCCCGGTGCAAAGCTGGCGGACATTGCCGAAAAGGTCCAGGACTACGTAGAATCGTTTGGCTTCTCGATGCTTCGCGTGCCCAGCGGAACGGGTCATTCTATTGGCCAGGTGCATGCGGACGGTTGGCTGATTCCGTACTACCGGTCGTCGATGAATGAAGGTCGCGTTCTTGAAAAGGGGATGATCATCACGGTAGAGCCATTCATTTGCGCTGGAAGCGGTGAAGGCATTCGACTGCCGAACGTAACGCGCGCTGCGCAGACTGCCGACAAGTCGCTGGCTGTGTATTGGGAACATGTGGTCGCAGTGACTGACACCGGCTGCGAAGTGCTGGATCTGCGCGAAGGTGAAGACATTACGTTCTACGATGGACGCCGAGGCAATCACGCAGAAGATCACGCATAA